In the genome of Photobacterium sp. TLY01, one region contains:
- the yigB gene encoding 5-amino-6-(5-phospho-D-ribitylamino)uracil phosphatase YigB: MQFYRSFRSPKALTFDLDDTLYDNHPVILRAEQAMYDWLAAAHPATDVLTPADWQCLKYQLAKENPMLRHDVTEWRRVMLRTGLIQLGYSRRQAAEATEEGLHLVLRVRNQVDVPEITHDVLSELAQRVPLLAITNGNVDADKIGLGQYFSRVLVAGRDGLSKPEPDLFVQAQALLGVAPADILHVGDHLISDVGGARRSGFQACWFNDQSRQMHQETKARWLPEVEIHALEQLLLLV, encoded by the coding sequence ATGCAGTTTTACCGCAGTTTTCGTTCACCCAAAGCGCTGACCTTCGATCTGGACGATACCCTGTATGATAACCACCCGGTGATCCTGCGCGCCGAACAGGCCATGTATGACTGGCTGGCCGCCGCGCACCCGGCGACCGATGTTCTGACGCCTGCTGACTGGCAGTGCCTTAAATATCAGTTGGCCAAAGAGAACCCGATGCTGCGCCATGACGTGACTGAATGGCGACGGGTCATGCTGCGTACCGGTCTGATCCAGCTTGGCTATTCGCGCCGTCAGGCCGCTGAGGCCACGGAAGAAGGCTTGCATCTGGTGTTAAGGGTCCGAAATCAGGTCGATGTACCTGAGATCACGCATGACGTGCTCAGCGAGCTGGCACAGCGGGTGCCGCTGCTGGCGATCACTAACGGCAATGTGGACGCGGATAAAATCGGTCTGGGTCAGTATTTCTCCCGGGTGCTGGTGGCCGGGCGTGACGGCCTGTCCAAACCGGAGCCGGATTTATTTGTCCAGGCTCAGGCTTTGTTGGGGGTCGCACCGGCAGATATCCTGCATGTCGGCGATCATCTGATCAGCGATGTGGGCGGCGCCCGGCGCAGCGGTTTTCAAGCCTGCTGGTTCAATGATCAGTCCCGCCAGATGCATCAGGAAACCAAAGCCAGATGGCTGCCGGAGGTCGAAATCCACGCACTGGAGCAGCTGTTGTTACTGGTGTGA
- the xerC gene encoding tyrosine recombinase XerC, whose amino-acid sequence MSLPASLTRSLDRFYEYLRSERELSLHTQQNYKRQLTTVAEQLLELGVSDWHALDAGWVRQVASKGMRDGLKASSLAMRLSALRSFLDYLVHQGELKANPAKGVSAPRKSRPLPKNLDVDEMDQLLSVNENDPLSVRDRAMMELMYGAGLRLSELVGLNVKDISLSKGDLRVIGKGDKERIVPFAGLAREWVGIWLKMRGQLAAPGEPALFVSKLGQRISNRNVQKRMAEWGQKQAVSSHINPHKLRHSFATHMLESSGDLRAVQELLGHANLSTTQIYTHLDFQHLAKVYDQAHPRAKKTK is encoded by the coding sequence GTGAGTTTGCCGGCCAGTCTGACCCGTTCGCTTGACCGCTTTTACGAGTACCTGCGCAGTGAGCGGGAGCTGAGCCTGCACACCCAGCAGAACTACAAGCGTCAGCTCACCACAGTGGCTGAGCAATTGCTCGAACTGGGGGTGTCCGACTGGCACGCTTTAGATGCCGGTTGGGTGCGTCAGGTGGCGAGCAAAGGCATGCGCGACGGCCTGAAAGCCAGCAGTCTGGCGATGCGGCTATCCGCACTGCGCAGTTTTCTGGATTATCTGGTCCATCAGGGAGAGCTGAAGGCCAATCCGGCCAAAGGGGTCTCTGCCCCGCGCAAATCCCGGCCACTGCCGAAAAACCTTGATGTCGATGAGATGGATCAGCTGCTCAGCGTTAACGAGAATGATCCCTTGTCGGTCCGGGATCGGGCCATGATGGAGCTCATGTATGGCGCGGGTCTGCGTCTGTCGGAGCTGGTCGGACTCAACGTGAAAGATATCAGCCTGAGTAAGGGCGATTTGCGGGTGATCGGTAAAGGGGATAAAGAACGCATTGTCCCCTTTGCCGGCCTGGCCCGGGAATGGGTCGGCATCTGGCTGAAAATGCGCGGACAACTGGCCGCTCCCGGCGAGCCGGCATTGTTTGTGTCTAAGCTGGGCCAGCGTATCTCCAACCGGAACGTACAGAAACGTATGGCCGAGTGGGGCCAGAAGCAGGCAGTGTCCAGCCATATTAATCCGCACAAGCTGCGCCACAGCTTTGCCACCCATATGCTCGAATCCAGTGGTGATCTGCGCGCGGTGCAGGAGCTGCTGGGTCACGCCAATCTCAGTACCACGCAAATCTACACCCATTTGGATTTTCAGCATTTAGCCAAGGTGTATGATCAGGCACATCCGCGTGCCAAAAAGACCAAATAA
- a CDS encoding DUF484 family protein translates to MTQLTQRPADEESTLPSPQAIVAFLTENPDFFIGQPELLEQLRLPHAERGAVSLVERQMERLRHKVAELEKQIETMMSVAADNSALFSTFARAQQQLFQTHNIYQALSVLTALATELDLRVSVRLFDSMDPDLSLSRQAFEGFRRARLNSQDMYLGRLRSAESDMLFEQPPQLGSFIVLKLGESERPDGILSFASRDGGHFQPDMDTLFVTQLANVLGRLIRHWEYSREVIE, encoded by the coding sequence ATGACCCAACTGACCCAACGCCCTGCGGATGAAGAGAGCACGCTGCCAAGTCCGCAGGCGATTGTGGCGTTTTTAACTGAAAATCCTGATTTTTTCATCGGCCAACCTGAGCTGCTGGAGCAGCTCAGGTTGCCCCATGCCGAACGCGGCGCGGTCTCGCTGGTGGAGCGCCAGATGGAGCGGCTGCGCCATAAGGTGGCGGAGCTGGAAAAGCAGATTGAGACCATGATGTCTGTCGCTGCGGACAACAGCGCCTTGTTTTCGACCTTTGCCCGCGCCCAGCAGCAATTGTTTCAGACCCACAATATTTATCAGGCGCTGAGCGTGCTGACTGCGCTGGCCACTGAGCTGGATTTACGGGTCAGCGTGCGTCTGTTCGACAGTATGGATCCCGATTTGTCTCTGAGCCGTCAGGCTTTCGAGGGCTTCCGGCGTGCCCGGCTGAATTCGCAGGACATGTATCTGGGCCGTCTGCGCAGTGCCGAAAGCGACATGTTATTCGAGCAGCCCCCGCAATTGGGATCCTTTATTGTGCTTAAACTGGGAGAGTCGGAGCGTCCGGACGGCATCCTGAGTTTTGCCAGCCGGGACGGCGGCCATTTCCAGCCTGACATGGACACCCTGTTCGTGACACAACTCGCCAATGTGCTGGGGCGCCTGATCCGGCACTGGGAATACAGCCGCGAGGTGATTGAGTGA
- the dapF gene encoding diaminopimelate epimerase, with amino-acid sequence MQFQFSKMHGLGNDFMVVDCVTQNIFFSPDAIRRLADRHRGVGFDQLLVVEPPYDPETDFHYRIFNADGSEVSQCGNGARCFARFVSMKGLTNKYRIAVSTKSGKMVLQLENDNQVTVNMGVPEFTPEKIPFKAKQEEKTYILRAADHTVFCGAASMGNPHCVTVVEDVDTADVETLGPLLESHERFPERVNVGFMQVMSRSAVRLRVYERGAGETQACGSGACAAVAIGQRQGLLDTHVTVTLPGGDLQIRWAGDGQPLYMTGPVAHVFDGQITL; translated from the coding sequence ATGCAGTTTCAATTTTCTAAGATGCATGGTTTGGGCAATGATTTCATGGTTGTTGACTGTGTCACCCAGAACATCTTCTTCTCCCCGGACGCCATCAGGCGTTTGGCGGATCGGCATCGCGGGGTGGGTTTTGATCAGCTTCTGGTCGTTGAGCCGCCTTATGATCCCGAGACGGATTTTCACTACCGTATTTTTAATGCTGATGGCAGCGAAGTGTCGCAGTGCGGTAACGGAGCCCGTTGTTTTGCCCGTTTTGTTTCCATGAAAGGGCTGACCAATAAGTACCGTATCGCGGTCAGTACCAAGTCGGGCAAGATGGTGCTGCAACTGGAGAACGACAATCAGGTGACGGTCAACATGGGCGTTCCTGAGTTTACGCCGGAAAAAATTCCGTTTAAGGCCAAACAGGAAGAGAAAACCTACATCCTGCGCGCGGCAGATCACACCGTATTCTGTGGTGCTGCCAGTATGGGCAACCCGCACTGTGTCACTGTGGTGGAGGATGTCGATACGGCAGATGTCGAAACGCTCGGCCCGTTACTGGAAAGCCATGAACGTTTTCCTGAGCGGGTCAATGTCGGCTTCATGCAGGTGATGTCGCGTTCCGCCGTCCGCCTGCGGGTCTATGAACGCGGCGCCGGCGAAACCCAGGCCTGTGGCAGCGGCGCCTGTGCTGCGGTTGCGATTGGTCAGCGACAGGGCTTGCTCGACACCCATGTGACTGTAACGCTGCCCGGCGGTGACTTACAGATTCGCTGGGCTGGCGATGGTCAGCCGCTGTATATGACCGGGCCTGTTGCGCATGTGTTCGATGGCCAGATCACGCTCTGA
- the lysA gene encoding diaminopimelate decarboxylase encodes MDYFNYQQDGQLYAEDIAVTDLAERFGTPLYVYSRATLERHWRAFDSAVADHPHLICYAVKANSNLGVLNVLARLGSGFDIVSVGELERVIAAGGDASKVVFSGVGKTAAEMRRALELEIKCFNVESEPELERLNQVAAEMGKVASVSLRINPDVDAKTHPYISTGLRDNKFGIAFDRAPEVYRLAHSLPNLNVIGMDCHIGSQLTELTPFIDATDRLLALIDTLKAEGIVIRHLDVGGGLGVTYNDEQPPLPSDYAKALLERLENHMDLELIFEPGRAIAANAGILVTRVEYLKHTEHKNFAIVDAAMNDLIRPTLYHAWQAIVPVVPRDGEPMEYDFVGPICETGDYIGKERLLKLEQGDLVAVRSAGAYGFVMSSNYNTRPRVAEIMVDGDQAHVVRERETLSQLWQSERLLP; translated from the coding sequence TTGGATTATTTTAATTATCAGCAAGACGGCCAGCTCTACGCTGAAGATATCGCAGTAACTGACCTGGCTGAACGTTTTGGCACGCCGCTTTATGTTTATTCACGTGCGACCCTGGAGCGCCACTGGCGTGCGTTTGACAGTGCGGTGGCCGATCACCCGCACCTGATCTGTTACGCGGTGAAAGCCAATTCCAACCTGGGTGTATTAAATGTTCTGGCCCGGCTGGGTTCCGGGTTTGATATTGTCTCTGTCGGTGAGCTGGAGCGCGTGATTGCCGCCGGCGGGGATGCCAGTAAGGTTGTGTTCTCCGGTGTCGGTAAAACCGCCGCGGAAATGCGCCGGGCACTCGAACTGGAGATCAAGTGCTTTAATGTGGAATCAGAGCCTGAGTTGGAGCGCCTGAATCAGGTGGCCGCAGAGATGGGCAAAGTGGCGTCTGTGTCGCTGCGCATCAACCCGGATGTGGATGCCAAGACGCACCCGTACATTTCTACCGGTCTGCGCGACAACAAGTTTGGTATTGCCTTTGACCGTGCCCCGGAAGTGTATCGTCTGGCGCACAGCCTGCCGAATCTCAATGTGATTGGCATGGACTGTCATATCGGCTCGCAGCTCACTGAGCTGACGCCTTTCATTGATGCCACCGATCGCCTGCTGGCGCTGATTGATACCCTGAAAGCGGAAGGCATCGTGATCCGCCATCTGGATGTCGGCGGCGGCCTGGGCGTGACCTACAACGATGAGCAGCCGCCACTGCCTTCCGATTACGCGAAAGCGCTGCTGGAGCGACTGGAAAATCACATGGATCTCGAGCTGATTTTTGAGCCGGGCCGTGCGATTGCCGCCAATGCCGGTATATTGGTCACCCGGGTGGAGTACCTCAAGCATACTGAGCACAAAAATTTTGCCATCGTTGATGCCGCCATGAACGATCTGATCCGTCCGACGCTGTATCACGCCTGGCAGGCGATCGTGCCGGTCGTCCCGCGTGACGGCGAGCCGATGGAGTATGACTTTGTCGGCCCGATTTGTGAAACCGGTGACTACATCGGCAAAGAGCGCCTGTTGAAACTGGAACAAGGCGATCTGGTCGCTGTGCGTTCTGCCGGCGCTTACGGGTTTGTGATGTCCTCCAACTACAACACCCGTCCGCGAGTGGCGGAAATCATGGTGGATGGCGATCAGGCGCATGTGGTGCGCGAACGTGAAACACTGAGCCAGTTGTGGCAGTCTGAGCGCCTGTTGCCTTAA
- a CDS encoding lipoprotein → MRTGFIATFILTVLTLAGCGQSGPLYMPADDSEQTEQTQ, encoded by the coding sequence ATGCGTACAGGTTTTATAGCAACATTTATTCTGACAGTACTGACATTGGCAGGCTGCGGCCAGAGCGGTCCGCTGTATATGCCTGCCGATGATAGCGAACAGACAGAGCAAACCCAATAA
- the cyaY gene encoding iron donor protein CyaY — protein MNDTEFHKLADQVLMHIEEGIDQSGADIEYETTGNVLTLEFENRSQIVINRQEPLHEIWVASKSGGYHFKYNDGIWRCTRSGEELIALIKRECSVHAEESVDW, from the coding sequence ATGAACGATACTGAATTTCATAAACTGGCTGATCAGGTACTGATGCATATCGAGGAAGGCATCGATCAATCCGGTGCAGACATCGAATATGAAACCACAGGTAATGTACTGACACTGGAGTTTGAAAACCGCAGCCAGATCGTCATCAACCGCCAGGAGCCGCTGCATGAAATCTGGGTGGCGTCCAAATCAGGCGGGTATCATTTTAAATATAACGACGGGATCTGGCGCTGCACCCGCAGCGGTGAAGAGCTGATTGCCCTGATTAAGCGCGAGTGCTCAGTACACGCAGAAGAAAGTGTCGACTGGTAA
- a CDS encoding class I adenylate cyclase has translation MQNYINTLIGRLDKHNHRRVERARLAMNAQSEQVFSVLPVLLHVNHPALPGYQDAEVPQGIASFVPTPRQSTLIREHFAFDLPAAFFHDSPDGDILGLYAMGSTSSLGQSLTSDLDIWVCIRTRMPVDEREALLTKCKAVSGWAQSQGVEANFFLIDDNRFRHNRSEALSGDNCGSSQHLLLLDEFYRSAVHLAGQRFLWYLVPPEMEECYDDYVAYLAANGYINRDEWIDFGGLCRIPAEEYFGSSLWHLYKSIDSPYKSVLKAILLEAYSCEYPHTQLLSVDGKRRFFSEQSSHYAMDAYYLMLEKVTRYLERIHDHRRLDLVRRCFYLKTHEKLTREPGIGSVAWRREVLAELTTEWQWSREVIEELDNRRNWKVEQVKRAHNELLDALMLSYRNLILFARRNDITSSISPEDISILARKLYAAFEVLPGKVTLLNPQVSPDLHEGDLTFIQVPAGRTNTAGWYLYKQPLDPYAILGQPSLEHNRYLSKLVAWAYFNGLLTETTNLHTVVRNSAMDIDKLYQMVSDIRNTFSIRRPKPGLKALSSPCEIRQLGIFINLEQDPTEEMKSRAVKFDFKNTDIFSFGPEQTCLVGSVDLIYRNSWNEVRTLNFKGENAMLDALKTILSKMHQDAISPESVDVFCYSKHMRGMIRNLVYQLVAECIEMRLMPVEQQEKQRRFKAIRIGSQTHGLFFERRGVSVQKLENSVDFYRCISSNKLLGTASVVMGKTDEPHPPSIVDAYASEGLIQFFFEDCENHGFNIYILDETNRIEVYRQCSGNMDEMVHGVNRFYTSAQDRFSYSSNFINFNLPQFYHIVYGPEGECQVLPYKSGYQAERRLAADNEANAANVNAEEAGKGGQMSLS, from the coding sequence TTGCAAAATTATATAAATACCTTAATTGGCAGGTTGGATAAGCATAACCACCGTCGGGTTGAACGTGCGCGTCTTGCCATGAACGCACAATCTGAGCAGGTGTTCAGTGTGCTGCCTGTGCTGTTGCATGTGAACCATCCCGCCTTGCCTGGCTACCAGGATGCCGAGGTACCGCAAGGTATTGCGTCATTTGTCCCGACGCCACGTCAGTCTACCCTGATCCGTGAGCATTTTGCTTTCGATCTTCCCGCTGCTTTTTTTCATGACTCGCCCGATGGTGACATTCTGGGTTTATACGCGATGGGCAGCACCTCGTCGCTGGGCCAGAGCCTGACCAGTGATCTGGATATCTGGGTCTGTATCCGCACCCGCATGCCTGTCGATGAGCGTGAAGCGCTGCTGACCAAGTGTAAAGCCGTGTCCGGCTGGGCGCAGTCACAAGGCGTGGAAGCGAACTTTTTTCTGATCGACGATAACCGTTTTCGCCATAACCGCTCGGAAGCCCTGAGCGGGGATAACTGTGGTTCCAGTCAGCATTTGCTGTTGCTGGATGAATTCTACCGCTCGGCTGTGCATCTGGCAGGGCAGCGTTTCCTGTGGTATCTGGTGCCGCCGGAAATGGAAGAGTGTTATGACGATTATGTCGCTTATCTGGCGGCCAATGGTTATATCAATCGCGATGAGTGGATTGATTTTGGCGGCCTTTGCCGCATTCCGGCCGAAGAATATTTCGGCTCCAGCCTGTGGCATCTGTATAAAAGTATCGACTCTCCCTATAAATCGGTTCTGAAAGCCATTTTGCTGGAAGCTTATTCCTGTGAGTATCCCCACACGCAACTGTTGAGCGTGGACGGCAAGCGGCGCTTTTTCTCCGAGCAGTCGTCGCACTATGCGATGGATGCCTATTACCTGATGCTGGAAAAAGTGACGCGTTATCTGGAGCGGATTCACGATCACCGCCGTCTGGATTTGGTGCGTCGCTGTTTTTATCTGAAGACCCACGAAAAACTGACCCGCGAACCCGGTATTGGCTCAGTCGCCTGGCGCCGTGAGGTGCTGGCGGAGCTGACCACTGAGTGGCAATGGTCCCGTGAGGTCATTGAAGAGCTGGATAACCGCCGCAACTGGAAGGTGGAACAGGTCAAGCGCGCTCATAATGAACTGCTTGATGCCCTGATGCTCAGTTATCGTAACCTGATCCTGTTCGCGCGCCGCAACGACATTACCTCGTCGATCAGCCCGGAAGATATCAGTATTCTGGCCCGTAAGCTGTATGCGGCGTTTGAGGTTCTGCCTGGCAAAGTGACTCTGCTTAATCCGCAGGTGTCGCCTGACTTGCACGAAGGAGATCTGACTTTTATTCAGGTGCCTGCCGGGCGGACTAATACCGCGGGCTGGTATCTGTACAAGCAGCCGCTGGATCCGTATGCCATCCTGGGTCAGCCGTCGTTAGAGCACAACCGTTACCTGAGCAAACTGGTGGCCTGGGCGTATTTCAACGGCCTGCTGACCGAAACGACCAATTTGCACACTGTGGTGCGCAATTCAGCGATGGATATCGACAAGCTGTACCAGATGGTGAGTGATATCCGCAATACCTTTTCAATCCGCCGCCCCAAGCCAGGCCTGAAGGCCTTGTCCAGCCCGTGTGAAATTCGCCAGTTGGGGATTTTCATCAACCTGGAGCAGGATCCGACGGAAGAAATGAAAAGCCGGGCGGTGAAGTTTGATTTTAAGAACACAGATATCTTCAGCTTCGGTCCTGAGCAGACCTGTCTGGTCGGCAGCGTAGATCTGATTTACCGGAACTCGTGGAATGAAGTGCGCACCCTGAACTTCAAGGGTGAAAACGCCATGCTGGATGCACTGAAAACCATTCTGAGCAAGATGCACCAGGATGCGATTTCGCCTGAGTCGGTCGATGTCTTTTGTTACAGCAAGCACATGCGCGGGATGATCCGCAACCTGGTCTATCAGCTGGTGGCTGAGTGTATTGAGATGCGCCTGATGCCGGTGGAGCAGCAGGAGAAGCAGCGCCGTTTTAAAGCGATTCGCATTGGCAGTCAGACGCACGGCCTGTTCTTTGAGCGTCGTGGGGTCTCAGTGCAGAAGCTGGAAAACTCGGTCGATTTCTATCGCTGTATTTCCAGTAATAAACTGCTGGGTACGGCCAGTGTGGTGATGGGGAAAACCGATGAGCCGCATCCGCCGTCCATTGTTGATGCTTACGCCAGCGAGGGTCTGATTCAGTTCTTCTTTGAAGACTGTGAAAACCACGGTTTCAATATTTATATTCTTGATGAAACCAACCGGATTGAAGTTTACCGCCAGTGCAGCGGCAACATGGATGAAATGGTTCATGGCGTGAACCGTTTTTATACTTCGGCGCAGGACAGATTCAGCTACAGCTCGAATTTTATTAATTTTAACCTGCCGCAGTTCTACCATATCGTCTATGGCCCTGAGGGAGAGTGTCAGGTGCTGCCTTACAAGAGCGGCTATCAGGCAGAGCGACGGCTGGCTGCCGACAATGAAGCCAATGCTGCGAATGTCAATGCGGAAGAGGCCGGCAAAGGCGGCCAGATGAGTTTGTCTTAA
- the hemC gene encoding hydroxymethylbilane synthase: MTEMPIRIATRKSPLALWQAEYVKAALEQAHPGIIVELVPMVTKGDIILDTPLAKVGGKGLFVKELEQAMLEGRADIAVHSMKDVPVEFPEGLGLVTICEREDPRDAFVSNHYADLDALPQGAIVGTSSLRRQCQLLASRPDLQIKTLRGNVATRLRKLDEGEYDAIVLACAGLKRLKMEDRIRCALAPEISLPAVGQGAVGIECRLDDTRIRGLLAALSDTSTTTRVLCERAMNNRLEGGCQVPIGSYAELEGDQIWLRALVGEPDGSQIVAGEIRGPLADAERLGTQLAEELLDRGAREILTRLYDEAE; the protein is encoded by the coding sequence ATGACTGAGATGCCAATCCGGATCGCAACCCGAAAAAGCCCACTCGCCCTATGGCAGGCGGAATATGTTAAGGCCGCTCTGGAGCAGGCCCACCCTGGCATTATTGTCGAACTGGTTCCTATGGTTACCAAAGGCGACATTATTCTTGATACCCCACTGGCCAAGGTGGGTGGCAAGGGGTTGTTTGTCAAAGAACTGGAGCAGGCCATGCTGGAAGGCCGCGCCGATATCGCCGTGCATTCAATGAAAGATGTCCCGGTCGAGTTTCCCGAAGGCCTCGGCCTGGTCACCATCTGTGAGCGTGAAGATCCGCGCGATGCGTTCGTGTCCAATCACTACGCCGATCTGGACGCGCTGCCACAGGGCGCCATCGTCGGCACCTCCAGCCTGCGTCGTCAGTGCCAGCTGCTGGCCAGTCGCCCGGATCTGCAGATTAAAACCCTGCGCGGCAACGTGGCGACCCGGCTGCGCAAGCTGGACGAAGGCGAATACGACGCCATCGTGCTGGCCTGCGCCGGATTAAAGCGCCTGAAAATGGAAGACCGCATCCGCTGCGCCCTCGCCCCTGAGATCAGCCTGCCAGCAGTTGGTCAGGGCGCCGTCGGCATTGAATGTCGCCTGGACGATACCCGCATCCGGGGCCTGCTGGCGGCTTTGAGTGATACCAGTACCACCACCCGTGTGCTGTGCGAACGAGCAATGAACAACCGACTGGAAGGCGGCTGTCAGGTGCCTATCGGCAGCTATGCCGAACTGGAAGGCGATCAAATCTGGCTGCGCGCGCTGGTGGGTGAGCCGGATGGCAGCCAGATTGTCGCCGGTGAAATTCGCGGACCGCTCGCGGATGCAGAACGTCTGGGCACCCAGCTGGCCGAAGAACTGCTCGATCGCGGGGCACGCGAGATACTGACCCGCCTGTACGACGAGGCCGAATGA
- a CDS encoding uroporphyrinogen-III synthase — MTVLITRPAPHGEALAQALATKGIQALVQPLLTIAPGAGLLTLGDQLARLKKGDCLIAVSPHAVKMAHTYLTEKGICWPDGIHYLAVGQQTAAAVAAACGQHVDAPQQEDSEGLLALPVLMNPAGRKVLILRGNGGRELIFETLTERQASVAYCETYARHWLALNGAVLSRQWQQQGVDSLVVTSGQQLEYLYRLIPAQAKPWLIACHLLVPSERIANQARDIGFCHITTVGSASNATLLATLNTTGTTG; from the coding sequence ATGACCGTCCTGATCACCCGACCTGCCCCGCACGGCGAGGCACTGGCACAGGCATTGGCCACAAAAGGCATTCAGGCGCTGGTTCAGCCACTGCTGACCATCGCACCGGGTGCCGGCCTGCTGACGCTGGGTGATCAGCTCGCCAGACTGAAAAAAGGCGATTGTCTTATTGCTGTCAGCCCCCACGCGGTAAAAATGGCACATACTTACCTGACAGAAAAAGGGATTTGCTGGCCTGACGGAATACATTATCTCGCCGTCGGTCAGCAAACCGCCGCCGCGGTGGCAGCGGCCTGTGGTCAGCATGTCGATGCCCCGCAGCAGGAAGACAGTGAAGGGCTGCTGGCCCTGCCGGTGCTGATGAACCCGGCAGGGCGAAAGGTACTGATATTACGCGGCAACGGCGGCCGCGAACTGATTTTCGAGACACTGACCGAACGTCAGGCCAGTGTCGCTTACTGTGAAACTTATGCCCGACACTGGCTGGCACTCAATGGCGCTGTTTTGAGCCGGCAGTGGCAACAACAGGGTGTGGACTCACTGGTGGTCACCAGTGGTCAGCAACTGGAATACCTGTACCGGTTAATACCGGCGCAGGCAAAGCCATGGCTGATAGCCTGCCACTTGCTGGTCCCCAGCGAGCGCATTGCCAATCAGGCCAGGGACATTGGCTTTTGCCATATCACAACTGTGGGCAGTGCCAGCAATGCCACACTGCTTGCTACACTAAATACAACAGGCACAACGGGATAA
- a CDS encoding uroporphyrinogen-III C-methyltransferase, with translation MTEKKTNNDTPKTDKQSDASSKAKETPHTAGTPPESSAASQPAAPAESGKGSKTGWVAIALVILLGAGLYYHGHQQNRAQLAQVTALKAELSNLKSELTKTSQDVRSEVDQRLLSASGKLEQQTNDIKGLQLAMSEVKGRRPNDWLLAEADYLTRMAGRKLWLEHDVASATVLLETADNRLAQLNDPSLTALRSAMNDDITTLKAVARIDRDGIVLRLTSLQEMVAGLPLANAIVPESLEQPQRETVSDSVSDWQSNLMTSLKQFSEHFVTYRKRDGNVIPLLSPEQNFYLQENIKSKLETAIKAVYREQGELYTQSLTMAKDWASQFYNTDDVKTQSFIKGLNEMAGQNIEASYPDKLKSPSLLADLVNQRLRQQIAPVKTEEDPA, from the coding sequence ATGACTGAGAAGAAAACCAATAACGATACCCCTAAGACAGACAAGCAGTCTGATGCCTCTTCCAAGGCCAAGGAAACGCCACACACTGCCGGCACGCCCCCTGAATCGTCTGCCGCCAGTCAACCTGCGGCCCCCGCCGAATCCGGCAAAGGCAGCAAAACAGGTTGGGTCGCCATCGCACTGGTTATCCTCTTGGGTGCCGGCCTGTATTATCACGGCCACCAGCAAAACCGTGCGCAGTTAGCCCAGGTGACTGCGCTGAAAGCCGAGCTCAGCAATCTGAAAAGCGAGCTGACGAAGACGAGCCAGGATGTCAGAAGCGAGGTTGATCAGCGCTTACTCAGCGCTTCAGGCAAGCTGGAACAGCAGACCAATGACATCAAAGGCCTGCAACTGGCAATGTCGGAAGTGAAAGGCCGTCGACCGAATGACTGGTTACTGGCCGAAGCCGATTACCTGACCCGTATGGCGGGACGTAAACTTTGGCTGGAGCACGATGTAGCCAGTGCCACCGTATTGCTGGAAACCGCCGATAACCGCCTTGCCCAGCTCAATGACCCCAGCCTGACAGCACTGCGCAGTGCGATGAATGATGACATCACCACCCTCAAGGCCGTGGCCCGCATTGACCGTGACGGGATCGTACTCCGCCTGACCAGCCTGCAGGAGATGGTGGCCGGTTTACCGCTCGCCAACGCGATTGTGCCTGAATCTCTGGAACAGCCGCAGCGTGAAACCGTCAGCGACTCTGTCTCTGACTGGCAGTCGAATCTGATGACTTCGCTGAAGCAGTTCAGCGAACACTTTGTGACTTACCGCAAGCGCGATGGCAATGTCATTCCGCTCTTGTCCCCGGAGCAGAATTTCTACCTGCAGGAAAACATTAAATCCAAGCTGGAAACCGCGATTAAAGCGGTGTACCGCGAACAAGGTGAGCTGTACACCCAGTCGCTGACCATGGCCAAAGACTGGGCCAGCCAGTTCTACAATACGGACGATGTGAAAACGCAGAGCTTCATTAAAGGCCTCAATGAGATGGCCGGTCAGAACATTGAAGCCAGCTATCCGGACAAACTGAAATCCCCTTCGCTGTTAGCGGATCTGGTCAATCAGCGTCTGCGGCAACAGATCGCTCCCGTCAAGACTGAGGAGGATCCGGCATGA